The following are encoded in a window of Desulfopila inferna genomic DNA:
- a CDS encoding VOC family protein, whose product MMKNRLITTNTILYCKEWEETVEFYRDKLKLPIIFATDWFVEFSLNAMSRLSIADEKRSSIKSCGGKGITLTLEIDDIEASWEQAQKNGLKPTRLKEHQWDARVFYIFDPEEHRIEIWQSSNQQDGG is encoded by the coding sequence ATGATGAAAAATCGTCTGATAACCACCAATACAATTCTTTATTGCAAAGAATGGGAAGAAACAGTTGAGTTCTACAGGGATAAACTGAAATTGCCCATCATATTTGCCACGGACTGGTTTGTGGAGTTTAGCTTGAATGCCATGTCGAGACTGAGCATTGCTGATGAAAAACGATCCTCAATCAAGAGCTGCGGGGGCAAAGGCATCACCTTAACCCTGGAAATAGACGATATTGAGGCCTCGTGGGAACAGGCCCAAAAAAATGGTTTGAAACCGACCCGGCTCAAGGAGCATCAATGGGACGCCCGGGTGTTCTATATCTTTGACCCGGAAGAGCACCGTATAGAAATATGGCAGTCTTCAAATCAGCAGGATGGGGGATAG
- a CDS encoding transporter substrate-binding domain-containing protein — MKITWNILQGKTMTLLGISCILFCLSVGSPSLAESGTTLLHDPESPQGTAENRSIRLRGDSNYPPYEFTNDRGLPDGFNVDIVHAVAKAMGLELEIDLGPWDEVVTQLEEKKIDGLIGMFQTKERDKKFDFTVPHFFASYAVFVRDGSAIRSISDARNSTILVQLSDLGHDYLQENDITQDIIVKKDWSDVLKSLAKGEGDCAIVSRLQGVRLISQLSLENIKAVGSPIIQRKYCLAVTEGDSALLAKLNEGLSIIKDTGKYDEIYHEWFGVYEKQPLPLAKILTYSLWIVLPLLVLAMTGFLWSWTLKKQVNLRIIDLRNELLERRRVEKTLQATNDLLSLFIKHSPIYAFIKEVSPTESRTLHASDNYREMVGIPGSQMRGKTMHELFPEEFADTITADDWTVASKGEILHLEEVLKDRYYTTIKFPISFGEKTLLAGYTIDITEQKRAEEELRKSENQMQKIFEILPIGLWFADKDGTLLRCNSMGTQIWGAQPSMPTSEYGIFKAWRLPSRQPVKPDDWALVKTIRDGVTIVDELLEIESFDGRKKTILNYSTPVLDDEGRVEGAIVVHLDISDRKTLEDKLLQAQKMESVGRLAGGVAHDFNNMLGVILGYSEIALELVEKNRPISTALQEIQKAARRSADLTRQLLAFARKQTVTPKVLDLNTTVENMFNMLRRLIGEDLDLVWLPGKNLGPVEIDPSQIDQLLANLCVNARDAIDGTGKITIETDNVVVDDTYRAHHAYFVPGRYVMLAVSDNGCGMDRETLSHLFEPFFTTKKTGDGTGLGLATVYGIIKQNKGFINVYSEPGQGSTFKIYLPLFTTNDKHSSETSEALSTVAGHETILVAEDEPMILELAATMLKHLGYTVLTATSPGEAIRVAREHSGEIHLLITDVVMPEMNGRDLARNLLSLYPDLKRLFMSGYTANVIAHHGLLDEGINFIQKPFTRKDLSVKVREVLDKTPY, encoded by the coding sequence ATGAAAATTACCTGGAATATTCTGCAGGGAAAAACGATGACACTCCTGGGTATTTCCTGCATTCTTTTTTGCTTATCTGTTGGTTCACCAAGTTTAGCCGAAAGCGGCACCACCTTACTCCATGACCCTGAATCCCCTCAAGGTACTGCAGAAAACCGGAGTATACGGCTTCGGGGGGATTCTAATTATCCTCCCTATGAATTTACAAACGACCGTGGCCTGCCGGATGGCTTTAACGTCGATATCGTTCACGCAGTAGCCAAGGCTATGGGGCTTGAACTGGAAATCGACCTCGGTCCCTGGGATGAGGTTGTAACCCAGCTGGAAGAAAAGAAAATCGATGGACTCATCGGCATGTTTCAAACAAAGGAACGGGATAAAAAATTTGATTTTACTGTCCCCCACTTTTTTGCTTCCTATGCTGTCTTTGTGAGAGATGGCTCGGCAATACGCTCCATCAGTGATGCTCGAAATTCAACAATACTTGTCCAACTGAGCGACCTCGGCCACGATTATCTTCAAGAAAACGACATCACCCAGGATATCATCGTAAAAAAAGACTGGTCCGATGTATTGAAATCCTTAGCAAAGGGCGAAGGTGATTGTGCAATAGTTTCAAGGCTTCAAGGAGTGCGGCTCATTAGTCAACTTTCTCTTGAAAACATCAAGGCGGTGGGTTCGCCCATCATTCAAAGAAAATACTGCCTTGCCGTTACAGAAGGCGACAGCGCGCTGCTGGCCAAGCTTAACGAAGGGCTGAGCATTATCAAAGACACCGGAAAATATGATGAGATCTATCACGAATGGTTCGGAGTTTATGAAAAGCAGCCGCTTCCTCTAGCAAAAATTCTGACCTATTCCCTCTGGATCGTCCTGCCTCTGCTTGTGCTGGCGATGACCGGTTTCTTATGGTCCTGGACCCTGAAAAAACAGGTCAATCTCCGCATAATCGATCTCCGCAATGAACTGCTGGAGCGGCGACGTGTCGAAAAGACCCTGCAGGCAACCAACGATCTGCTGTCATTATTTATCAAGCACTCCCCCATTTACGCCTTCATCAAAGAGGTCAGTCCTACAGAAAGCCGTACCCTGCATGCCAGTGACAATTACCGGGAAATGGTCGGCATCCCGGGCTCTCAGATGAGAGGAAAAACCATGCATGAACTTTTCCCGGAGGAATTTGCGGATACAATCACTGCCGACGACTGGACGGTCGCCTCCAAAGGGGAGATTCTGCATCTGGAGGAAGTCCTCAAGGATCGCTACTATACTACTATCAAGTTCCCGATTTCCTTCGGAGAGAAGACTCTTTTGGCCGGTTATACCATCGATATCACCGAGCAAAAGCGCGCAGAAGAAGAGTTGCGCAAGAGTGAGAATCAGATGCAGAAAATATTCGAGATCCTGCCCATCGGCTTATGGTTTGCCGACAAGGACGGCACCTTACTGCGCTGCAACTCGATGGGCACTCAGATCTGGGGCGCCCAACCCAGTATGCCGACGTCCGAATACGGTATATTCAAAGCCTGGCGTCTGCCTTCACGCCAGCCGGTCAAGCCCGACGATTGGGCGCTGGTGAAAACAATTCGCGACGGTGTAACTATTGTCGACGAGCTTCTCGAAATCGAATCCTTTGACGGCAGGAAAAAAACCATACTGAACTATTCGACACCGGTTCTCGACGATGAAGGCCGCGTAGAAGGCGCTATAGTTGTCCATCTTGACATCAGTGACCGCAAGACGCTTGAAGACAAACTCCTCCAGGCCCAAAAAATGGAATCGGTAGGACGACTTGCCGGCGGCGTTGCCCACGATTTCAACAACATGCTGGGCGTGATTCTTGGCTATTCGGAAATCGCTCTTGAGCTGGTGGAAAAAAATCGTCCGATCTCCACCGCGCTGCAGGAAATCCAGAAGGCGGCACGGCGCTCTGCCGATCTGACCAGGCAGCTGCTGGCCTTTGCCCGTAAACAGACAGTGACTCCCAAAGTACTCGACCTCAACACCACCGTGGAGAACATGTTCAATATGCTGCGGCGACTTATCGGCGAGGATCTCGACCTGGTCTGGCTGCCCGGCAAGAACCTGGGACCGGTTGAAATAGACCCATCCCAGATCGACCAGCTCCTGGCAAACCTCTGCGTCAACGCCCGGGATGCTATTGACGGTACCGGCAAGATCACCATAGAGACGGATAATGTAGTTGTCGATGACACCTACCGTGCCCATCACGCTTATTTTGTTCCCGGCAGGTATGTGATGCTGGCGGTGAGCGATAATGGCTGCGGCATGGACCGCGAAACACTTTCGCACCTGTTTGAGCCGTTTTTCACAACCAAGAAAACCGGTGACGGTACCGGCCTTGGACTGGCTACGGTCTACGGCATCATCAAGCAGAACAAGGGCTTCATCAATGTCTACAGCGAACCGGGACAAGGTTCTACCTTTAAAATTTACCTGCCTCTTTTCACCACCAACGATAAACATTCTTCCGAAACTTCAGAGGCCTTATCGACTGTAGCCGGCCATGAAACCATTCTGGTTGCGGAAGACGAACCCATGATTCTCGAACTGGCGGCCACAATGCTTAAGCACCTGGGATATACGGTACTCACCGCCACCTCACCCGGCGAGGCCATACGGGTCGCCCGGGAGCATAGCGGCGAAATTCATCTACTGATTACCGACGTGGTAATGCCGGAAATGAACGGTCGCGATCTGGCCCGCAATCTGTTATCTCTGTATCCGGATCTCAAACGGTTGTTCATGTCGGGATACACCGCAAACGTCATTGCCCATCATGGCCTTCTTGATGAAGGAATAAATTTCATCCAGAAACCTTTTACCAGGAAGGATCTTTCCGTTAAAGTCAGGGAAGTGCTGGATAAAACACCATACTGA
- a CDS encoding ArsR/SmtB family transcription factor, with protein sequence MQDFVNVMKALSDPNRVKIVKMLQRKVLCVCEIHEALGIAQSSASKHLRILEEAGLVRRRKEGLWVNYKLADGAQSPYAANLLGNLRHWLEQDTEIERLVAKLPEINRENIYGR encoded by the coding sequence ATGCAAGATTTTGTAAATGTAATGAAGGCACTGTCTGATCCCAACAGGGTCAAGATTGTTAAAATGCTGCAACGCAAAGTTCTCTGTGTCTGCGAAATTCACGAAGCACTCGGGATCGCACAGTCCAGTGCGAGCAAACATTTGAGGATTCTGGAAGAAGCCGGCCTGGTTAGGCGCAGAAAAGAAGGACTCTGGGTCAATTATAAACTTGCGGACGGAGCGCAAAGTCCCTATGCAGCCAACCTGCTGGGCAATCTTCGGCACTGGCTGGAACAGGATACCGAGATAGAACGCCTGGTAGCGAAACTGCCGGAGATCAATCGAGAAAACATCTACGGGCGCTGA
- a CDS encoding MauE/DoxX family redox-associated membrane protein has protein sequence MNRRRHIYQSGKRGALSNRHLWVYHLCRVLLGLVFVYASYDKILHPQAFAESVFNYQILPDAFVNLIALILPWLELLLGLCLIAGVWLPGATVAGTGLLFFFLGLLVYNQIRGLDIHCGCFSTETSEGPAGLGTILRDIGFLAVSLYLLLFVFLFKRRVE, from the coding sequence ATGAATAGGAGGAGACATATATACCAATCCGGCAAACGCGGCGCCTTGAGCAACCGTCATCTCTGGGTGTATCATCTTTGCCGTGTGCTGCTTGGCCTGGTCTTTGTCTATGCGAGCTATGATAAGATCCTCCATCCACAGGCTTTTGCCGAAAGCGTGTTCAATTACCAGATCCTGCCGGATGCCTTTGTCAACCTGATTGCCCTGATCCTGCCATGGCTGGAGTTGCTGCTTGGTCTGTGCCTCATCGCAGGAGTATGGTTACCGGGTGCGACAGTTGCAGGCACAGGATTGCTGTTTTTTTTCCTCGGCCTTCTGGTGTACAATCAAATTCGTGGCCTGGACATTCACTGCGGTTGTTTTTCCACCGAGACCTCTGAGGGTCCTGCCGGACTGGGAACCATACTGCGCGACATCGGCTTTCTGGCGGTATCGCTGTACCTCCTGCTCTTTGTCTTTCTTTTTAAACGACGAGTTGAATAA
- a CDS encoding type 1 glutamine amidotransferase gives MNVHYIQHVPFEGLGSIENWVQNNAHTLTRTRPYLAENFPSGDDIDLLIIMGGPMNIYEERKYPWLTAEKRFIDRAIHKGRPVVGICLGAQLLADILGARVYANENTEIGWHPVMTTDLAMTTQAFKTFPRNIEAFHWHGDTFDLPQGAKHVARSNGCEHQAFVYDERIIGLQFHLETTLASAQQLIANCTDEIVPGHYIQDTETMIDNQQRFKGINNVMNELLDRIL, from the coding sequence ATGAATGTGCATTACATCCAACATGTGCCTTTTGAAGGATTAGGAAGTATCGAAAACTGGGTGCAGAATAATGCGCATACCCTGACAAGAACTCGACCATACCTGGCTGAGAATTTTCCTTCTGGCGATGACATCGATCTTTTGATTATCATGGGTGGTCCGATGAACATTTATGAGGAAAGGAAATACCCTTGGTTAACCGCAGAGAAGCGGTTCATTGATAGAGCTATCCACAAAGGCCGACCAGTCGTAGGCATCTGCCTTGGTGCACAGCTTCTTGCAGACATACTTGGCGCTCGAGTCTATGCCAATGAAAACACAGAAATCGGGTGGCATCCTGTCATGACAACAGACCTTGCAATGACCACGCAAGCATTTAAAACCTTCCCCAGAAATATCGAAGCCTTCCATTGGCACGGTGATACATTTGATCTTCCCCAAGGAGCCAAACATGTCGCGCGAAGCAACGGTTGTGAACATCAGGCTTTTGTTTATGATGAAAGAATCATCGGGTTACAATTTCATCTCGAGACTACTCTCGCAAGTGCGCAACAGCTAATAGCCAACTGTACCGACGAAATCGTCCCCGGACATTACATTCAGGATACTGAAACAATGATCGACAATCAACAGCGCTTTAAAGGGATAAATAATGTAATGAATGAACTACTCGACAGGATCTTGTAG
- the sqr gene encoding type III sulfide quinone reductase, selenoprotein subtype, whose product MKKKLVILGAGCAGSMVANKLRKLLKREEWSITIIDQDDKHIYQPGLLFIPFGIYTAEDVIRSRSEFIPKGVNFIIDEIIAVDPDRQQVETTAGSYGYDKLIVCTGVSLAPEEIPGLMEGWQKTAYDFYTLEGAVNLSKAMREFRSGRLVLNIAEFPFKCPVAPLEFVYLADAYFTERGVRDQIEIELVTPLPGAFTKPKASAFFSQLIEQKNIKITANFDLVEVDCTNKKIISAGNEEIEFDLLVSIPPNVGAHYLVKSGVAMDEIGYVKTNNHSLKAENFGNMYVLGDATTLPTSKAGSVAHFSAEILVENFMREINGEPVREEFDGHANCFIETGFDKAALIDFNYKYEPLPGKFPLPGLGPFSLLGESKANHWGKMMFKWVYWNKLISGEDMPLEAQMSLAGKIQD is encoded by the coding sequence ATGAAAAAGAAACTCGTGATTCTCGGTGCTGGATGTGCAGGAAGCATGGTCGCCAACAAGCTGCGTAAACTGCTTAAACGCGAAGAATGGTCCATAACGATTATCGACCAGGATGACAAACATATCTACCAGCCTGGTCTTTTATTTATCCCCTTCGGGATCTATACAGCCGAAGATGTTATCCGCAGCCGCAGTGAATTTATTCCCAAAGGAGTAAACTTCATCATCGATGAGATCATCGCGGTTGACCCGGACAGGCAGCAAGTGGAAACAACTGCGGGGAGCTACGGATATGACAAACTTATTGTCTGTACCGGAGTATCCCTTGCTCCGGAGGAAATTCCAGGCCTTATGGAGGGGTGGCAGAAAACGGCCTATGATTTCTATACGCTGGAAGGCGCTGTCAACCTGAGCAAGGCCATGCGTGAGTTCAGGTCCGGCAGGCTGGTTCTCAATATCGCCGAATTTCCCTTTAAATGTCCCGTGGCGCCATTGGAGTTTGTTTATCTTGCAGATGCCTACTTTACCGAACGCGGCGTGCGCGACCAAATAGAAATAGAATTAGTCACCCCACTCCCCGGCGCCTTTACCAAGCCCAAGGCGAGCGCCTTTTTCTCCCAGCTTATCGAGCAAAAGAATATCAAAATCACGGCGAATTTTGACCTTGTAGAGGTAGATTGCACAAACAAAAAGATAATCTCTGCAGGAAATGAAGAGATAGAGTTCGATCTACTGGTTTCAATTCCTCCCAATGTCGGCGCCCACTATCTTGTTAAGTCGGGAGTGGCCATGGATGAAATCGGTTATGTAAAAACGAACAACCACAGCCTTAAAGCCGAAAATTTCGGCAACATGTATGTTTTGGGTGACGCGACAACTCTTCCGACGTCGAAAGCAGGTTCGGTAGCGCATTTTTCCGCCGAGATCCTGGTGGAAAACTTCATGCGTGAAATCAACGGGGAGCCGGTGCGGGAAGAATTTGATGGTCATGCCAACTGTTTTATTGAAACAGGGTTTGATAAAGCCGCACTTATCGATTTCAACTATAAATATGAACCATTGCCGGGGAAATTTCCCCTTCCCGGATTGGGACCCTTCTCGCTGCTCGGCGAATCCAAGGCTAACCACTGGGGCAAGATGATGTTTAAGTGGGTGTATTGGAATAAACTCATCAGCGGTGAGGACATGCCCCTGGAAGCCCAGATGTCACTGGCCGGTAAAATCCAGGACTAG
- a CDS encoding permease, producing the protein MKERTKLLLLVIGFLAAYYIPWGHPLIRQSGMEAFMMLQEYARLHVLTCLIPAFFIAGAIAVFVSQASVLKYFGAQANKFLSYSVASVSGTILAVCSCTVLPLFAGIYTRGAGIGPATAFLYSGPAINVLAITMTAKILGWQLGLARAIGAVIFAIVTGLLMALIFRKDDAARTTGQIYVPETDGKERTLLQDSLYILTMVLILVFAAFASPDADATGLWPAIFAAKWYITAVLLIMLGVMLKAWFTKDECKSWVESTWGFVKQISPLLAGGVLVAGFMLGRPGHPALIPEQYIQSLVGGNSFSANLIASVAGALMYFATLTEVPILQGLIGSGMGQGPALALLLAGPALSLPNMLVIGSVMGVKKTAVFCSIIVVMSTIAGMIYGTWFV; encoded by the coding sequence ATGAAGGAACGCACCAAACTGCTCTTATTGGTAATCGGCTTCCTTGCCGCATATTACATACCATGGGGCCATCCGCTTATCCGCCAGTCCGGCATGGAAGCCTTTATGATGCTTCAGGAATATGCGCGTCTGCACGTGCTGACCTGTTTGATTCCCGCCTTCTTCATTGCCGGCGCCATCGCCGTTTTCGTCTCACAGGCCTCCGTACTCAAATATTTCGGAGCACAGGCGAATAAGTTCTTATCCTACTCCGTAGCCTCTGTGTCCGGTACTATTCTGGCCGTCTGCTCCTGCACGGTATTGCCGCTGTTCGCCGGCATCTATACCCGGGGCGCAGGCATTGGACCAGCCACGGCCTTTCTTTATTCCGGACCGGCCATCAACGTCCTGGCCATTACCATGACCGCCAAGATCCTCGGCTGGCAGCTTGGTCTGGCCCGGGCGATTGGCGCAGTGATTTTTGCAATAGTCACCGGCCTGCTGATGGCCCTTATTTTCCGCAAGGATGACGCGGCGCGCACCACCGGCCAGATTTACGTGCCTGAGACCGACGGCAAGGAGCGCACCCTGCTGCAAGACAGTTTATATATACTGACCATGGTATTGATCCTGGTCTTTGCCGCCTTTGCCAGTCCGGATGCGGATGCAACCGGATTGTGGCCGGCAATTTTCGCTGCCAAATGGTACATCACGGCGGTACTGCTGATCATGCTGGGCGTCATGCTCAAAGCCTGGTTCACCAAAGATGAATGCAAAAGCTGGGTGGAGTCCACCTGGGGTTTTGTCAAACAGATTTCACCTCTTCTTGCCGGAGGCGTGCTGGTGGCCGGGTTCATGCTGGGACGTCCGGGTCATCCGGCACTTATCCCGGAACAATACATTCAATCCCTGGTCGGGGGCAATTCATTTTCAGCGAATTTGATCGCCTCAGTGGCCGGTGCCCTGATGTACTTTGCCACACTCACAGAGGTGCCTATACTGCAGGGGCTCATCGGTTCCGGCATGGGCCAGGGTCCGGCCCTGGCTCTGCTGCTGGCCGGCCCTGCCCTGTCTCTGCCCAACATGCTGGTGATCGGCAGTGTCATGGGGGTAAAAAAGACCGCGGTTTTTTGTAGCATCATCGTAGTTATGTCCACCATTGCCGGCATGATTTACGGTACATGGTTCGTGTAA
- a CDS encoding rhodanese-like domain-containing protein — MKGRNPTMQQALWQVLFLMIMAGLLALAVNHWRETPLPLAGDWSVATRLFNQEGNSLEIPFNEARQLFEQQAAIFLDARSLSQYKGGHISGALSLPWQDVENALMNIVALLEDGSSIITYCDGESCELSHDLAMFLQDIGFANVRVLINGWTLWRNAGLPTQKSGESDE; from the coding sequence ATGAAAGGCAGAAACCCGACAATGCAGCAGGCTCTGTGGCAGGTGCTCTTCCTCATGATCATGGCCGGCCTGCTTGCCCTGGCAGTTAATCACTGGCGCGAGACACCGCTTCCCCTTGCAGGTGATTGGTCGGTGGCAACGCGCCTTTTCAATCAAGAAGGAAACAGTCTGGAAATCCCTTTCAACGAGGCCAGGCAATTGTTTGAGCAGCAAGCGGCAATTTTCCTCGATGCTCGTTCGCTGTCACAATACAAGGGCGGGCATATCAGCGGCGCCTTGAGCCTGCCCTGGCAGGATGTCGAAAACGCCTTGATGAACATCGTTGCTCTCTTGGAAGACGGCAGCAGCATCATCACCTACTGTGACGGCGAAAGCTGTGAACTCAGTCACGACCTGGCCATGTTTCTCCAAGACATTGGATTTGCCAATGTCAGAGTTCTCATCAACGGCTGGACTCTCTGGAGAAATGCAGGGCTACCGACTCAAAAGTCAGGTGAGTCCGATGAATAG
- a CDS encoding thioredoxin family protein has protein sequence MEVKVLGPGCPKCKQTEDVVREAVAESGVDAEVEKVTDTMKIAMYGVFGTPAVVVDGEVKSVGKVPSKTDVIGWLKK, from the coding sequence ATGGAAGTTAAAGTACTGGGCCCGGGTTGCCCGAAGTGTAAACAGACCGAAGATGTGGTCAGGGAAGCAGTGGCTGAGTCTGGAGTGGATGCCGAAGTCGAAAAAGTGACGGATACCATGAAAATAGCTATGTATGGTGTATTCGGAACTCCGGCCGTTGTGGTTGACGGCGAGGTCAAGTCGGTGGGCAAGGTTCCCTCAAAAACAGATGTAATCGGTTGGTTAAAAAAATAG
- a CDS encoding DUF1641 domain-containing protein, whose amino-acid sequence MTNEEKILERLDQLTEEVREAKQAIRPYVELKQELEPLFNEMIISATGELDGLGRKFDLGDVGDMTGQLLISSKNITEALKSLNKFIEFKNDFAPYSKDLFKELTEQLQKSLHGFEPEELKELIRQFIVNMGNMAEGLKMLGSLMDMKKDADTLSKLAFNDSIERLEILKKRGTFEAFEQLLLMTERIGGRMQQVDFENIEPIRGLWGMMSAMKRPEVQEGLGILVELSTVMTALKQEPVSQ is encoded by the coding sequence ATGACGAATGAAGAAAAAATCCTGGAGAGACTGGATCAACTCACAGAAGAGGTGCGCGAGGCCAAACAGGCTATCCGGCCATATGTGGAACTTAAACAGGAACTCGAACCACTTTTCAACGAGATGATAATCAGCGCCACAGGTGAACTAGACGGCCTGGGACGCAAGTTTGATCTGGGAGATGTCGGCGACATGACAGGGCAACTGCTTATCTCCAGCAAAAATATTACCGAAGCTCTAAAATCCTTGAATAAATTTATAGAATTTAAAAATGATTTTGCGCCCTACTCAAAAGATTTATTCAAGGAACTCACCGAGCAATTGCAAAAATCCTTGCATGGCTTTGAGCCGGAAGAACTCAAGGAACTCATTCGACAATTTATTGTCAATATGGGCAATATGGCGGAAGGCTTGAAAATGCTCGGCTCACTTATGGACATGAAGAAAGATGCAGACACCTTGTCCAAGCTGGCCTTCAACGATTCGATAGAACGATTGGAAATCCTCAAGAAACGCGGTACATTTGAGGCTTTCGAGCAGCTACTGCTCATGACGGAGCGTATTGGCGGTAGGATGCAACAGGTCGATTTCGAAAACATTGAACCGATTCGAGGTCTTTGGGGAATGATGTCGGCCATGAAGCGTCCCGAGGTGCAGGAAGGGCTGGGCATCCTGGTCGAGCTCTCCACCGTGATGACCGCCTTAAAACAGGAACCGGTTTCTCAGTAA
- a CDS encoding putative zinc-binding protein, with protein sequence MADNCCASGGEVMILACSGGSNVGQLSNQAAVELTQEGFGKMFCLAGIGGQLSGFVQSARDVTEMVVIDGCEVGCARAIFEKAGVPLKNYVVITDEDIEKNKDFNLQRTDIDTVKKAVRKSIERSRRPPQFPGMMPFAGGCGCSSR encoded by the coding sequence ATGGCTGATAATTGTTGCGCCAGCGGTGGTGAAGTAATGATTCTGGCCTGTTCCGGCGGCTCCAATGTTGGACAGCTCTCCAACCAGGCGGCGGTGGAACTTACCCAGGAAGGATTCGGCAAAATGTTCTGCCTGGCGGGAATAGGCGGACAACTTTCCGGTTTTGTCCAATCGGCACGGGATGTAACGGAGATGGTGGTGATCGACGGCTGCGAGGTGGGCTGCGCCAGGGCAATTTTCGAAAAAGCGGGTGTCCCTTTGAAAAACTATGTGGTCATCACCGACGAGGACATTGAAAAGAACAAGGATTTCAATCTGCAGCGCACCGATATCGACACGGTTAAGAAGGCTGTCCGAAAAAGCATAGAGAGATCTCGTCGGCCCCCGCAATTTCCCGGCATGATGCCGTTTGCCGGCGGCTGCGGATGCTCTTCGAGGTGA
- a CDS encoding hemerythrin domain-containing protein, whose amino-acid sequence MTQVKALILEIGKNTILDHKPGGMDQVSTLLSAGSQIGKISQEVSTMDAYMNKGIKDIIVEFPRVGEILNDYGISCVSCTVGICALKDILDIHTMAPEKEAELMALIEAVIYPEREARAKETIPSYQQTLTHKFSPPLQILVNEHKMIKRWLALVPRLLDNLDPATQEGERIFRGGVDFIRSYADKLHHGKEEDILFAYFDDKETIFQVIYEDHRTARDYVKQMIAAIDTKDAESLRDNLTAYAALLTEHIKKEDEILFPWLDRSLTASQVTELNEKFELAERELDVDTEKHTTFVEDIETRFKDQAEIV is encoded by the coding sequence TTGACGCAAGTCAAGGCGCTTATTCTCGAAATAGGCAAAAATACAATACTCGATCATAAACCAGGCGGTATGGATCAAGTCAGCACACTTCTTTCCGCCGGTTCGCAAATCGGAAAAATATCGCAAGAGGTTTCCACCATGGATGCATATATGAATAAAGGTATTAAGGATATAATCGTTGAATTTCCAAGAGTCGGTGAGATTCTCAACGATTACGGAATCAGCTGTGTCTCGTGCACAGTTGGTATTTGTGCATTAAAGGATATTCTGGACATTCACACAATGGCACCTGAAAAGGAAGCGGAGTTGATGGCTCTAATCGAGGCAGTCATTTATCCTGAGCGGGAAGCCAGAGCAAAAGAGACCATACCTTCATACCAGCAAACTCTCACCCACAAATTTTCGCCACCATTGCAGATCCTGGTCAATGAGCACAAAATGATCAAGCGCTGGCTCGCCCTGGTTCCCCGGCTTCTTGACAACCTCGATCCGGCAACGCAAGAGGGTGAACGGATTTTCCGGGGAGGCGTCGATTTCATCAGGTCCTATGCCGACAAACTGCACCACGGTAAGGAAGAGGATATTCTTTTTGCATACTTTGACGATAAAGAGACCATCTTTCAGGTAATCTATGAAGACCACCGCACCGCCCGTGACTATGTCAAACAGATGATAGCTGCAATAGATACAAAGGATGCTGAATCGTTGCGAGACAATCTTACCGCCTATGCCGCCCTGTTGACGGAACATATCAAGAAGGAGGATGAGATCCTCTTTCCCTGGCTTGATCGTAGCCTGACCGCCAGCCAAGTCACTGAATTGAATGAAAAATTCGAGCTGGCGGAGCGGGAGCTTGACGTCGATACGGAAAAACATACAACCTTTGTTGAGGATATCGAGACCCGCTTCAAGGATCAGGCTGAAATAGTTTAA
- a CDS encoding universal stress protein, producing the protein MSRHLARHGVQVILDQCAGESAGRVLLERSKKLDADMLVMGAYSTPKISEYIFGSVTQRVLGAAEFAILLSR; encoded by the coding sequence ATGTCCCGACACCTCGCGAGACATGGGGTACAAGTTATTCTTGACCAATGCGCTGGAGAAAGTGCAGGCCGAGTGCTGTTGGAACGTTCTAAAAAACTGGATGCGGATATGCTCGTCATGGGTGCCTACAGCACGCCTAAAATCAGCGAATACATTTTTGGCAGCGTAACGCAAAGGGTGCTCGGTGCAGCTGAGTTTGCCATCTTGTTGTCACGATAA